The following DNA comes from Streptomyces globosus.
GCGGTGGGGGCGCGGTACGGACGCGGCGCGGGCGCGGGACCCGTGCAACGGTAGCCCCACCGGGCGCGCGGCTGCTGTGCGCGCCGTCACGCCGGGGTGTCGCGCCGGGGTGCCGCGGGGCCCGGCCGCCGCCGTCAGTCGCTGAAGCGCTCGACGAGCGCCTGCGCCAGCTGCCGCGCCTTGTCCTGGGTTTCGGTGCTGGAGGGGACGGCGCCGGGCACGGCGGGCTGGACGCTGTACTCGACGGTGACGATGACGTTCGCGGTGCGGAAGACGACCCGCACGGTGCGGGACTGGGCGGCGCTGGCGCCGGCCGCGCCCAGCTTGTCCTCGATGAACGCCTCGGCGCCGAGGCCTTCGAGGACGCGGGAGCCGAGCTCGGACGGGGACGGCGACGGCGTGGGTGCGCTGCTGCCCGGCGCGGCGGGGGACCCGGAGGCAGGGGGCGCACCGGTGGGGGCCGGCGGCGGGGAGGCCGGCGGGGCCGCGGGCGCGGGGCTCGACGCCGGGGCGGCGCCGGGGGAGGCCGGGGTGCCGGGGGTGGCGGCGGGGCCGGGGAAGGGCAGGCGGGCGTCGGTGAGGCGGCGGACGTAGACCTGGCGGGCCTTGTCGTCGTCGCTCATGGCGGTCCGGTCGTACGAGACGACCCGCTCGAAGCCGACCGAGAGCAGGCGGGTCTCCTCGGGCGTCTGCGCGCTCCAGCGGCAGCCGACGTGCCGGTCGGCGTCGTAGGAGGTGTCGGCGGCCCCGGCGTAGATCCGCTCGCGGTCCTCCTCGGTGAGGCCGGGCGCGGCCGGCAGCATGGTCCGCAGCCGCTTGCCGTCGACCGACCGGCAGGGGGAGGGCAGGCTGCGGTACTTCCCGGCGGGCGCGGGGGAGGGGGAGCTGTCGCCGGACTTCGAATCGGTGTCGGCCCCGCCGCCGCCTCCGCCGGTGCACCCGGTCAGGCCGGCCATGCCGGCCATGAGTGCGGTGAGCACCGCGATGCCCGGCAGGACCCGCCGTACCGCCTTGCGCTGCACGTCCTCTGGCTCCCTTCGACCGCCCCGGCCGCCCGGCGGTCAGGAAAATGCGTTGCCGCGCTTTGGGCGCGGATGGACACAATGTCTATCGCACACGCCGGTCCCGGCGCCGGTCCCCTGTCTGCTTTGGGGGCATGAGCGAGGGTTTTGCAGATTCTGATTTTTCCATGGTTTTCGGGGGATTAAGCCGTTATGTCGCACTTCGAGGTTGCAGGGGAGCACGTCCCCATCCGGATGTGGACCGATCCGGCGTCCGTCGAGCCGAGTGCCATGCGGCAGCTCCAGAACACCGCCACCCTGCCGTGGATCAAGGGCCTGGCCGTCATGCCGGACGTCCACTACGGCAAGGGCGCCACGGTCGGCTCGGTGATCGCGATGAAGGACGCCGTCTGCCCGGCGGCCGTCGGCGTCGACATCGGCTGCGGCATGTCCGCCGTGAAGACCTCCCTGACGGCGAACGACCTGCCGGGCGACCTGTCGGGGCTCCGGTCGAAGATCGAGCGGGCGATCCCGGTCGGGGCGGGCATGCACCGCGACCCCGTCGCCGCCGACCGGCTGTACGGGTTCCCGGTGGAGGGGTACGCGCGGCTGTGGGACCGCTTCGACCACCTCGCGGACGCCGTGAAGTTCCGGCGCGAGCGGGCGGCGAAGCAGATCGGCACGCTGGGCAGCGGCAACCACTTCATCGAGTTCTGCCTCGACGAGGCGGGCTCGGTGTGGCTCATGCTGCACTCGGGCTCCCGGAACATCGGCAACGAGCTCGCCGACCACCACATCGGCGTGGCGCGGGGCCTCGACCACAACCAGAACCTCGTCGACCGGGACCTCGCGGTCTTCCTCGCGGCGACGCCCGAGATGGAGGCGTACCGCAGCGACCTCTTCTGGGCGCAGGAGTACGCCAAGTACAACCGGGCCGCGATGATGAGCCTGTTCAAGGAGGTCGTCCGGCGGGAGTTCCGCAAGGCGAAGGTCTCCTTCGAGCGGGAGATCAGCTGCCACCACAACTACGTGGCGGAGGAGCGGTACGACGGCATGGACCTGCTGGTCACCCGCAAGGGCGCGATCCGCGCCGGCAGCGGCGACTACGGGATCATCCCGGGCTCGATGGGCACGGGCTCGTACATCGTGAAGGGCCTCGGCAACGAGCTGTCCTTCAACTCGGCCTCCCACGGGGCGGGCCGGAAGATGAGCCGCACGGCGGCGAAGAAGCGGTTCTCGGCGCGGGACCTGGCGGAGCAGACCAGGGGCGTCGAATGCCGCAAGGACACCGGCGTGGTGGACGAGATCCCCGGCGCCTACAAGTCCATCGAGCAGGTCATCGACCAGCAGACCGACCTGGTCGAGGTCGTGGCCAGGCTCAGGCAGGTCATCTGCGTGAAGGGCTGAGCCCGCACGCGGACACGGGGGGACGGAGGAGCCCCGGCCGGCACCGGCCGGCCGGGGCTCCTC
Coding sequences within:
- a CDS encoding DUF3558 domain-containing protein gives rise to the protein MQRKAVRRVLPGIAVLTALMAGMAGLTGCTGGGGGGADTDSKSGDSSPSPAPAGKYRSLPSPCRSVDGKRLRTMLPAAPGLTEEDRERIYAGAADTSYDADRHVGCRWSAQTPEETRLLSVGFERVVSYDRTAMSDDDKARQVYVRRLTDARLPFPGPAATPGTPASPGAAPASSPAPAAPPASPPPAPTGAPPASGSPAAPGSSAPTPSPSPSELGSRVLEGLGAEAFIEDKLGAAGASAAQSRTVRVVFRTANVIVTVEYSVQPAVPGAVPSSTETQDKARQLAQALVERFSD
- a CDS encoding RtcB family protein; translated protein: MSHFEVAGEHVPIRMWTDPASVEPSAMRQLQNTATLPWIKGLAVMPDVHYGKGATVGSVIAMKDAVCPAAVGVDIGCGMSAVKTSLTANDLPGDLSGLRSKIERAIPVGAGMHRDPVAADRLYGFPVEGYARLWDRFDHLADAVKFRRERAAKQIGTLGSGNHFIEFCLDEAGSVWLMLHSGSRNIGNELADHHIGVARGLDHNQNLVDRDLAVFLAATPEMEAYRSDLFWAQEYAKYNRAAMMSLFKEVVRREFRKAKVSFEREISCHHNYVAEERYDGMDLLVTRKGAIRAGSGDYGIIPGSMGTGSYIVKGLGNELSFNSASHGAGRKMSRTAAKKRFSARDLAEQTRGVECRKDTGVVDEIPGAYKSIEQVIDQQTDLVEVVARLRQVICVKG